Proteins encoded in a region of the Takifugu flavidus isolate HTHZ2018 chromosome 8, ASM371156v2, whole genome shotgun sequence genome:
- the nemp1 gene encoding nuclear envelope integral membrane protein 1, which yields MAGQMRRTGCYLRRSANYVVLVVLLAALHQASHQNSGHKNPVTDLRDGENYVFSGSNRFCYQNTIAPTWRQTWTRVLIKVWSSEVFKVVIVDGEEQLQDLEKFSIWGWFQSVLHDRHNETIINIDLFSKKTCFKIDPVKNSQFTVKSIRKFDIYLFLVFLAGMLLFFLADSLSRSHLFFYSAGMSTGMIASLVILFFVLARLLPKKSPFYLLILGGWSFSVYAIQFVFRNLSVILQEHWHLALGYLVLVGFISFAVCYRYGPLVDEKNINILTWTLQLLGLLCIYLGIQIQQVAFAIIIAALISKNLEYPVALGAAAWGCICRKIRRVRQKPSPRPLLTEEEYQKQAEEETRRGLEELRKHCNSPDFSPWKTVSRLQSPKRFADFVEGSPHLMPNEVSMHVHEYGFGGSLFEGDFFDTDDDDDDDSNNYTEDDEVKLSAKRPDQDPGAGDVLSYSCLRPAA from the exons ATGGCGGGACAGATGAGACGGACCGGCTGTTACCTGCGCAGGAGCGCAAACTATGTTGTTTTAGTCGTGCTGCTCGCTGCTTTACATCAGGCTTCACACCAGAATTCGG GTCACAAAAATCCAGTGACAGATCTCCGGGATGGAGAGAACTATGTTTTTTCTGGCTCCAACAGATTCTGTTATCAGAATACCATCGCACCAACCTGGAGGCAAACGTGGACGAGGGTTCTG ATCAAAGTATGGAGCTCAGAAGTGTTCAAGGTGGTTATTGTTGACggtgaggagcagctgcaggacttGGAGAAGTTCAGTATTTGGGGCTGGTTTCAGAGCGTCTTGCATGATCGTCACAATGAAACCATTATTAACATCGATCTGTTCAGCAAGAAGACTTGCTTTAAGATTGATCCCGTCAAGAACTCTCAATTCACTGTCAAGTCCATTCGAA agttTGACATctatttgtttttggttttcctcGCGGGCATGCTGTTGTTCTTCCTCGCAGACTCCCTCAGCAG GAGTCACTTATTTTTCTACTCGGCTGGTATGAGCACTGGCATGATTGCCTCACTCGTCatccttttctttgttctggcCCGTCTTTTGCCAAAG AAAAGCCCTTTTTATCTGTTGATACTTGGCGGCTGGTCATTTTCTGTCTATGCCATCCAGTTTGTCTTCAGGAATCTTAGTGTAATTCTGCAGGAACACTGGCATTTGGCATTAG GTTATTTAGTCCTGGTGGGATTCATCAGTTTTGCCGTGTGTTATCGATATGGCCCTCTGGTGGATGAGAAGAACATTAACATCTTGACGTGGACGCTGCAGCTACTTGGTCTGCTCTGCATTTATTTAGGGATTCAAATTCAGCAAGTGGCCTTTGCCATCATCATAGCGGCCTTGATCTCTAAGAATCTGGAGTACCCGGTGGCTCTGGGAGCTGCTGCGTGGGGGTGCATCTGCAG GAAAATTCGGCGTGTTCGCCAAAAGCCCAGTCCACGGCCCCTGTTGACTGAGGAGGAATATCAGAAGCAGGCGGAGGAAGAAACCCGCCGtggactggaggagctgaggaaacACTGCAACAGTCCGGATTTCAGCCCCTGGAAGACCGTGTCCAGGCTCCAGTCCCCAAAAAG GTTTGCAGATTTCGTTGAAGGGTCCCCCCACTTGATGCCGAACGAGGTCTCTATGCACGTGCACGAATACGGCTTCGGGGGATCCCTCTTTGAGGGGGATTTTTTTGACaccgacgacgacgacgacgacgacagCAACAATTACACAGAGGACGACGAGGTGAAGCTCTCAGCCAAGAGGCCGGATCAGGACCCCGGCGCCGGCGATGTGCTCAGTTATTCGTGTCTCAGACCGGCAGCCTGA
- the pym1 gene encoding partner of Y14 and mago, translated as MATPYVTDESGKYIAATQRPDGTWRKPRRVKDGYVPQEEVPVYENKYVKFFKSKPDLPPGMNASDAAPAKQQQKIPGCGECETANLSKSAKRNMKRKEKRKQQQHPHQDGDVDSLSSAVEDVTISEGGGSADKMAAAVTSACPDESEAAAEKAKKIKNLKKKLRQIEELQQKMDSGEIKEPTKDQLEKLGRAETLQAELQQLEAD; from the exons ATGGCAACCCCCTATGTGACAGATGAATCCG GGAAATACATTGCTGCTACTCAGCGTCCTGATGGAACATGGAGGAAACCAAGGCGGGTAAAAGATGGTTATGTCCCCCAGGAGGAAGTTCCAGT TTACGAAAACAAATACGTGAAGTTTTTTAAGAGCAAACCAGACCTGCCGCCTGGAATGAATGCGTCTGATGCCGCTCCAGcgaaacagcagcagaagatccCCGGCTGTGGTGAATGCGAGACGGCCAATCTCTCAAAGTCTGCCAAACGCAACATGAAACGAAAAGAAAAacgaaagcagcagcagcacccccaTCAGGACGGGGACGTGGACTCTCTCAGCTCTGCCGTTGAGGACGTCACCATTTCAGAGGGCGGCGGGTCTGCAGACAAGATGGCTGCGGCGGTGACCAGTGCTTGTCCCGATGagtctgaagcagcagctgaaaaggcaaagaagattaaaaacctaaaaaagaaGCTGCGGCAAATCGAGGAGTTACAGCAGAAAATGGACTCGGGGGAAATAAAAGAGCCAACAAAGGATCAGTTGGAAAAGCTGGGCCGTGCAGAGACCCTACAGGCTGAGCtacagcagctggaggctgaTTAA
- the LOC130529737 gene encoding tubulin alpha-1C chain-like isoform X1: MRECISIHVGQAGVQIGNACWELYCLEHGIQPDGRMPSDKTIGGGDDSFNTFFSETGAGKHVPRAVFVDLEPSVIDEVRSGTYRQLFHPEQLITGKEDAANNYARGHYTVGKELIDVVLDRIRKLVGCKFNSRSTLRLHDFPLMCSTVSLQSDQCTGLQGFLVFHSFGGGTGSGFTSLLMERLSVDYGKKSKLEFSVYPAPQVSTAVVEPYNSILTTHTTLEHSDCAFMVDNEAIYDICRRNLDIERPTYTNLNRLISQIVSSITASLRFDGALNVDLTEFQTNLVPYPRIHFPLATYAPVISAEKAYHEQLTVSEITNACFEPANQLVKCDPRHGKYMACCLLYRGDVVPKDVNAAIATIKTKRTIQFVDWCPTGFKVGINYQPPTVVPGGDLAKVQRAVCMLSNTTAIAEAWARLDHKFDLMYAKRAFVHWYVGEGMEEGEFSEAREDMAALEKDYEEVGTDSLGEEDEEGEEY; encoded by the exons ATG CGTGAGTGTATCTCTATCCATGTAGGTCAGGCTGGGGTCCAGATTggcaatgcatgctgggaactgTATTGCCTTGAGCATGGGATCCAGCCTGATGGAAGGATGCCCAGTGATAAAACAattggaggaggagatgattcTTTCAACACCTTCTTCAGTGAGACCGGGGCAGGAAAACACGTCCCCAGGGCTGTTTTTGTAGACCTGGAACCGTCTGTGATTG ATGAGGTGCGTTCGGGGACCTACCGCCAGCTGTTTCACCCTGAGCAGCTGATCACTGGCAAGGAGGATGCTGCCAACAACTATGCTCGTGGACACTACACTGTGGGCAAAGAGCTCATCGACGTAGTGCTGGACAGGATCCGCAAACTGGTGGGTTGCAAGTTCAACTCCAGGTCAACATTGCGTTTACATGATTTTCCCCTCATGTGTTCCACTGTCTCTTTACAGTCTGACCAGTGCACCGGCCTTCAGGGCTTCCTGGTGTTCCACAGCTTTGGAGGTGGAACCGGCTCTGGTTTCACCTCCCTGCTGATGGAGCGTCTGTCCGTCGACTACGGCAAGAAGTCCAAGCTTGAGTTCTCGGTCTACCCGGCTCCCCAGGTGTCCACTGCTGTGGTGGAGCCCTACAACTCCATCCtgaccacccacaccacccTGGAACACTCAGATTGCGCCTTCATGGTCGACAACGAGGCCATCTACGACATCTGCCGTCGGAACCTCGATATCGAGCGTCCCACGTACACCAACCTGAACAGGCTGATCAGTCAGATCGTGTCCTCCATCACGGCTTCTCTGCGATTTGACGGTGCCCTCAACGTAGATCTGACAGAATTTCAGACCAACTTGGTGCCTTATCCTCGTATCCATTTCCCCCTGGCCACGTACGCCCCGGTCATCTCTGCTGAGAAAGCTTACCATGAGCAGTTGACCGTATCCGAAATCACCAACGCTTGTTTTGAGCCAGCCAACCAGTTGGTGAAATGTGACCCTCGCCACGGCAAGTACATGGCCTGTTGCCTTCTGTACCGTGGTGACGTGGTCCCCAAAGATGTGAATGCTGCCATTGCCACCATCAAAACAAAACGCACCATCCAGTTTGTGGACTGGTGCCCCACCGGTTTCAAGGTGGGCATCAACTACCAGCCCCCCACTGTTGTGCCTGGTGGAGATCTGGCCAAGGTCCAGAGGGCCGTGTGCATGCTGAGTAATACCACCGCCATCGCTGAGGCCTGGGCTCGTCTGGACCACAAGTTTGACCTGATGTACGCCAAACGGGCCTTTGTTCACTGGTACGTGGGTGAGGGCATGGAGGAGGGTGAGTTCTCTGAGGCCAGAGAGGACATGGCTGCTCTGGAGAAGGATTATGAGGAGGTGGGCACAGACAGcctgggagaggaggatgaagagggagaggagtaTTAA
- the LOC130529739 gene encoding transmembrane protein 198-like, translated as MAASSLYITAEPGAGSAEVDTCTLEINSKYEVVTSIVCSAFFSLGFIYCFFGYRCFKMVMFFSGFTLSSAATLLLYHKEPILDSRLRTETKVGISLGMGVLCGLMTMLVSTIGLLLSGLQLGGLLSLALLVVIGQFHSLTPVWVPLGTTLVLSVVAAIFTLHWQKFFTVVYTSVFGAALMMLCVDYLLGTFVLPDQVHDMLCEVAPRPFCWFNWVIAGIWPLMSLVGAAVQWSVTARGVTHTASHYKHKKYSKKHKYRESRRRHPAHRRRRPPPLKRYAGDVLAPSYLRRLQEHQMGTGSSTSSVSTITHTLIDFDFETGSMVPLTAASPTFTI; from the exons ATGGCAGCCAGTTCTCTCTACATTACTGCCGAGCCAGGAGCTGGTTCTGCTGAGGTGGACACATGCACCCTTGAGATTAATAGCAAGTATGAAGTCGTCACATCTATTGTCTGCTCTGCTTTCTTCTCCCTGGGTTTCATCTATTGCTTTTTCG GTTACCGCTGTTTcaagatggtgatgttcttttCTGGCTTCACCCTCAGCTCAGCTGCCACGCTTCTCTTGTACCATAAGGAGCCAATTTTGGACTCCCGGCTGCGCACAGAGACAAAAGTGGGCATCAGCCTGGGTATGGGAGTTCTCTGTGGGCTGATGACCATGCTGGTGTCCACTATAGGACTCCTCCTGAGTGGGCTGCAGCTGGGGGGCCTTCTCTCCCTCGCGCTCCTGGTGGTTATTGGACAGTTTCATAGCCTTACACCAGTGTGGGTGCCCCTTGGCACCACGCTGGTTCTCAGCGTTGTCGCTGCCATCTTCACGCTTCACTGGCAGAAGTTCTTCACTGTCGTCtacacatctgtgtttggagCCGCTCTCATGATGCTTTGTGTGGATTACCTGCTGGGGACGTTCGTGCTGCCGGATCAGGTGCATGACATGCTTTGTGAAGTTGCCCCACGCCCATTCTGCTGGTTTAACTGGGTGATCGCAGGAATATGGCCCCTTATGAGCCTTGTAGGAGCGGCGGTGCAATGGAGCGTGACTGCCAGGGGGGTAACGCACACAG CTTCACattacaaacacaaaaaatattCCAAGAAACATAAATACAGAGAGTCAAGAAGAAGACATCCGGCACACCGTCGCCGCAGACCTCCACCACTAAAGCGCTACGCCGGTGATGTGCTGGCCCCG AGTTATCTCCGCAGGCTCCAGGAGCACCAGATGGGAACAGGCTCGTCCACCAGCAGCGTCAGCACCATCACGCACACTCTGATTGACTTTGACTTTGAGACCGGCTCCATGGTGCCTCTGACTGCAGCCTCACCCACCTTTACAATCTGA
- the ormdl2 gene encoding ORM1-like protein 2 isoform X2 has product MNVGVAHSEVNPNTRVMNSRGIWLTYLLLTVVLHIILLSIPFFTVPLVWTLTNVIHNLVMYLFLHTVKGTPFETPDQGKARLLTHWEQMDYGVQFTSSRKFLTISPIVLHILASFYTKYDPTHFLINTCSLLSVLLPKLPQFHGVRIFGINKY; this is encoded by the exons ATGAACGTGGGCGTTGCTCACAGCGAGGTGAACCCCAACACCAGGGTGATGAACAGCAGAGGAATATGGCTCACGTATCTCCTCCTCACCGTTGTCTTGCACATCATCCTGCTCAGCATTCCCTTCTTCACCGTTCCACTTGTTTGGACCCTGACCAATGTCATCCACAACCTG GTGATGTACCTGTTTCTACACACAGTGAAGGGAACTCCCTTTGAGACTCCCGACCAAGGCAAAGCACGTCTGCTCACACACTGGGAACAGATGGACTACGGCGTCCAGTTCACGTCCTCACGGAAGTTCCTCACAATCTCTCCAATAGTTCT GCACATTCTTGCCAGTTTCTACACAAAATACGATCCCACACATTTCCTGATCAACACCTGCTCCCTCCTCAGCGTCCTGCTCCCCAAATTGCCTCAGTTTCATGGAGTTCGGATATTTGGGATCAACAAATACTGA
- the LOC130529737 gene encoding tubulin alpha-1C chain-like isoform X2 — translation MRECISIHVGQAGVQIGNACWELYCLEHGIQPDGRMPSDKTIGGGDDSFNTFFSETGAGKHVPRAVFVDLEPSVIDEVRSGTYRQLFHPEQLITGKEDAANNYARGHYTVGKELIDVVLDRIRKLSDQCTGLQGFLVFHSFGGGTGSGFTSLLMERLSVDYGKKSKLEFSVYPAPQVSTAVVEPYNSILTTHTTLEHSDCAFMVDNEAIYDICRRNLDIERPTYTNLNRLISQIVSSITASLRFDGALNVDLTEFQTNLVPYPRIHFPLATYAPVISAEKAYHEQLTVSEITNACFEPANQLVKCDPRHGKYMACCLLYRGDVVPKDVNAAIATIKTKRTIQFVDWCPTGFKVGINYQPPTVVPGGDLAKVQRAVCMLSNTTAIAEAWARLDHKFDLMYAKRAFVHWYVGEGMEEGEFSEAREDMAALEKDYEEVGTDSLGEEDEEGEEY, via the exons ATG CGTGAGTGTATCTCTATCCATGTAGGTCAGGCTGGGGTCCAGATTggcaatgcatgctgggaactgTATTGCCTTGAGCATGGGATCCAGCCTGATGGAAGGATGCCCAGTGATAAAACAattggaggaggagatgattcTTTCAACACCTTCTTCAGTGAGACCGGGGCAGGAAAACACGTCCCCAGGGCTGTTTTTGTAGACCTGGAACCGTCTGTGATTG ATGAGGTGCGTTCGGGGACCTACCGCCAGCTGTTTCACCCTGAGCAGCTGATCACTGGCAAGGAGGATGCTGCCAACAACTATGCTCGTGGACACTACACTGTGGGCAAAGAGCTCATCGACGTAGTGCTGGACAGGATCCGCAAACTG TCTGACCAGTGCACCGGCCTTCAGGGCTTCCTGGTGTTCCACAGCTTTGGAGGTGGAACCGGCTCTGGTTTCACCTCCCTGCTGATGGAGCGTCTGTCCGTCGACTACGGCAAGAAGTCCAAGCTTGAGTTCTCGGTCTACCCGGCTCCCCAGGTGTCCACTGCTGTGGTGGAGCCCTACAACTCCATCCtgaccacccacaccacccTGGAACACTCAGATTGCGCCTTCATGGTCGACAACGAGGCCATCTACGACATCTGCCGTCGGAACCTCGATATCGAGCGTCCCACGTACACCAACCTGAACAGGCTGATCAGTCAGATCGTGTCCTCCATCACGGCTTCTCTGCGATTTGACGGTGCCCTCAACGTAGATCTGACAGAATTTCAGACCAACTTGGTGCCTTATCCTCGTATCCATTTCCCCCTGGCCACGTACGCCCCGGTCATCTCTGCTGAGAAAGCTTACCATGAGCAGTTGACCGTATCCGAAATCACCAACGCTTGTTTTGAGCCAGCCAACCAGTTGGTGAAATGTGACCCTCGCCACGGCAAGTACATGGCCTGTTGCCTTCTGTACCGTGGTGACGTGGTCCCCAAAGATGTGAATGCTGCCATTGCCACCATCAAAACAAAACGCACCATCCAGTTTGTGGACTGGTGCCCCACCGGTTTCAAGGTGGGCATCAACTACCAGCCCCCCACTGTTGTGCCTGGTGGAGATCTGGCCAAGGTCCAGAGGGCCGTGTGCATGCTGAGTAATACCACCGCCATCGCTGAGGCCTGGGCTCGTCTGGACCACAAGTTTGACCTGATGTACGCCAAACGGGCCTTTGTTCACTGGTACGTGGGTGAGGGCATGGAGGAGGGTGAGTTCTCTGAGGCCAGAGAGGACATGGCTGCTCTGGAGAAGGATTATGAGGAGGTGGGCACAGACAGcctgggagaggaggatgaagagggagaggagtaTTAA
- the ormdl2 gene encoding ORM1-like protein 2 isoform X1, whose product MFSRTTQRSRAAPCQFNVRGKCTSMNVGVAHSEVNPNTRVMNSRGIWLTYLLLTVVLHIILLSIPFFTVPLVWTLTNVIHNLVMYLFLHTVKGTPFETPDQGKARLLTHWEQMDYGVQFTSSRKFLTISPIVLHILASFYTKYDPTHFLINTCSLLSVLLPKLPQFHGVRIFGINKY is encoded by the exons ATGTTTAGTCGCACGACACAGCGCAGCCGGGCGGCGCCTTGCCAGTTTAATGTGCGAGGAAAATGCACaag CATGAACGTGGGCGTTGCTCACAGCGAGGTGAACCCCAACACCAGGGTGATGAACAGCAGAGGAATATGGCTCACGTATCTCCTCCTCACCGTTGTCTTGCACATCATCCTGCTCAGCATTCCCTTCTTCACCGTTCCACTTGTTTGGACCCTGACCAATGTCATCCACAACCTG GTGATGTACCTGTTTCTACACACAGTGAAGGGAACTCCCTTTGAGACTCCCGACCAAGGCAAAGCACGTCTGCTCACACACTGGGAACAGATGGACTACGGCGTCCAGTTCACGTCCTCACGGAAGTTCCTCACAATCTCTCCAATAGTTCT GCACATTCTTGCCAGTTTCTACACAAAATACGATCCCACACATTTCCTGATCAACACCTGCTCCCTCCTCAGCGTCCTGCTCCCCAAATTGCCTCAGTTTCATGGAGTTCGGATATTTGGGATCAACAAATACTGA